In Miscanthus floridulus cultivar M001 chromosome 19, ASM1932011v1, whole genome shotgun sequence, the DNA window tatttacgtgttgatcactttctgcaccgacactaagaCAATCAAAAATAAATATTTTGAATGTTTAATTTAAAATCCAGATGACATAATTAGGCATTCAGAAGTTTCTTCTTATAAAGACCAGGTGATCTCTGGCCCCAAGAAGCCGGTCCCTGAGAGGTTGTTAGATTTGATTTTTTTGCCTCTGGCTTTTTTTGGCCCGGCCGAAAAAATATGGTCAGGGTCTTTGTGCACATGAATTAGTCGTGTCAGTGTGACAACACATTTTAGGGGTCAATATAGGCTCAACTTGGAGTAAAGTAAAATAATAGGGTTTGTTCGAGCCCATTATGTTAGCTAAGGTGtatttggtttgaggaatgaggTGGTCCATCTTTTTTTCACTCCTCACTTTTCCtatttggtttgtggaatggaaTGAGTTGATCTATCACCACCTCATTCCTCACAAGATAATAATTAGTATATGCACGAGGGATGAGTTGACTCTACCAAAAATTCATTGGATGAACTCATGATACATCACCTCACGAAACATGAGATGACTTCACAAACCAAACACAGTATAAACGACTGGCTGCGTGCTCTAATCCTACACATGGCCATGGTCCTGCCTAGGGATCGTCCAAATCCGAGCACCCATCATTGGAGGTCTTGTGCCGGCGTGCCGCCCTATCCACTACGCCATGTATTATTCATCCATCAATCTAAATGACAAAAACAAGTGTGGATCATCCTACTTTGCCACACTTCTAATAGAAGTGCAAATTAGAACGTAGAAGCTGCTACGAACAAGACATGCATCTTCTGCTTTGTTCAGCGACAGCTTTCTAATTTAACATCATTTCATTCCTGCCATTTGATACTAACTTGAAGCTGAATCAGAAACCGTGTCACAAACAAGCATCTGCGTAGTCATCTCTTGGCACGCAGAGCTGAATCAAAATCAGCACCCTGCCATGGCGGCAGCCCTCTGTTTGAGACAGATCAACGGACGATCGAGCTTTTCAAAGTAGTATAAATTGATGAGCCACTGTTCGCTGACAGACACACCAGCAATTCAGAGATACTCTTCCGCCTTCTCCTTCCGCTTTCCGTCATCTCACGAGCTTGTTTGGGGGTCGCAATGAGTCCACCACAACGCTCCGCTGCACCCGCCGCGGCGCTGCTCGCGCTGACGGTGGCACTGGCCGCCGCGTGCGTCGCCGCGGCGGCGCCGCTGGAGCGGGCAGATGAGGAGCTGCGGCGGCTCTACGAGGCGTGGAAGTCGAAGCACGGCCGGCCGCTCTGCGACGTCAGCTCCGACCGCCTGCGCCTGGAGGTGTTCCGCGACAACCTGCGGTACATTGACGCGCACAACGCGGAGGCGGACGCGGGGCTGCACACCTTCCGCCTCGGCCTCACCCCCTTCGCCGACCTCACCCTGGAGGAGTTCCGCGCCCGCGCCCTCGGCTTCCGCAACTCCGCTAATAAGCGCCGGGTCGCGAGCAACCGCTACCTGCCGCGCGACGACGACGACCTCGCCGACGCCGTCGACTGGCGCCTGCGTGGCGCTGTCACCGGGGTCAAGAACCAACAGAAATGCGGTTCGTAGTCGTACACCGGTCCATGCTGCGTGATATGCTCGTTACTGATGATCTCTGGTCATTGAGAGATGCATGCAGGTGGGTGCTGGGCGTTCTCGGCGGTGGCAGCCATGGAAGGGATCAACAAGATCGTGACCGGCGACCTCGTGTCGCTGTCGGAGCAGCAGCTGATTGACTGCGACACCCAGGACAGCGGCTGCAACGGCGGGCAGATGGACAACGCTTTCCAGTTCGTCATCAACAACGGCGGCATTGACACCGAGGCCGACTATCCCTTCATCGGAACTGACATGGCTTGTGATGCCATCCGGGTCAGCACTCTTATAAACTACTCCTGCATAAGGCGGCttgcaatgcatgcatgcattggtGGTGACGGAGCAGGCTTGCTTTTATCCGACACAGGAAAAgagaaaggttgtgtccatagaTTCATACGAGAATGTGCCGGCCAACAACGAGAAGGCGCTGCAGAAGGCGGTGGCAAACCAGCCTGTTAGCgtcgccattgatgctggcggtCTTGCGTTCCAGCTCTACAGCTCGGTAAGTTGTTGGGGTGAAGGCGGAGAATGAAGCTGTTCCTTGTTC includes these proteins:
- the LOC136526498 gene encoding oryzain alpha chain-like, encoding MSPPQRSAAPAAALLALTVALAAACVAAAAPLERADEELRRLYEAWKSKHGRPLCDVSSDRLRLEVFRDNLRYIDAHNAEADAGLHTFRLGLTPFADLTLEEFRARALGFRNSANKRRVASNRYLPRDDDDLADAVDWRLRGAVTGVKNQQKCGGCWAFSAVAAMEGINKIVTGDLVSLSEQQLIDCDTQDSGCNGGQMDNAFQFVINNGGIDTEADYPFIGTDMACDAIREKRKVVSIDSYENVPANNEKALQKAVANQPVSVAIDAGGLAFQLYSSGIFSGICGLKLDHGVTAVGYGTENGEDFWIVKNSWGPEWGEGGYIRMARNVLLPMGKCGIAMDASYPVKNGPNPPRAAPTPARSPSQPPAVRPAPGRPFPRLRRPLPALGRPRCPRALPPAAPCPRPALPLAAPP